The nucleotide window TAATTCTCGCGTGTCTGGATCGTTCTTCCAAGGTTTTAGATCTGCTCTAGCATCTGGAAACTGGGACTTAAAGAGATTAACTACAGCAGCGATTTTACTGGTTAATTCAATATTTGTGGCTTGTTCTGCTGCATTCACCAAACAAATTTCCTAATAACACTTTAGGTAATTATATCTACTAATTTTGTGTAGGCAAGGTTGTATAGCAGAAGTCATTTGTAGAGACGTAGCATTGCTGATTTGAAGTATGAATTGTTGATTGTTGATGGTTGATTGGGTTTTCTTTCGCCCTAATCTCTCACTATTCCGAATTGGGGTGTCAACCTAGTTCATACCTTAATTCAGCAACGCCCCCTTTCCCCCAATGCTTGATAATTGTTAATTACTATTTAGGATTTTGAGTGTGTCAACCACAGAGCAAAAAATCAAAGTCGGTAACCTAGAGTGGTTTTATCGGGAAGCTAAAGCCGTTGGAGCAGAAGAAGAAGGGGTAGTAGTATTTTTACATGGATTACCTGCCCAAAGTTACACTTGGACGGTAATTATGCCAGAATTAGCAACTAAGGGGTGGCGATCGCTGGCTCCTGACTGGATTGGGAGTGGTTTTTCTAGCAAACCTCAACGGCGTGACTTTGACTACACCCCAGACACTTTTATTAAAGCTTTAGAAGATTTAATTGCTGCTTGGGAACTGACCAAATTCTCGCTGGTGGTGCAGGGATTTTTGGGTTCTATGGGTATCCAATACGCTTTACGTCATCCAGAACAGATAGACCGCTTAGCCATCTTAAACGCGCCGTTATCCTCGAATGCGACATTACCCTGGCGAATGCGACAACTGGGTTTACCCCTAGTAGGTGATATGCTGACTCAAGATCCTCTCTCATCGGAGCGGATTTTAGAAGCTGGTTGTCGGTATATCATTGCAGAAAAAGATTTAGAGGTCTATCGGGGACCTTATCTCAAAACATCTGCTGCTGGACGCAGCTTATTAGCAACTGTCCAAAATTTACAGCTAAAATCATCCCTGACTGAAATTGAAACTGGGTTAAAACAGTGGATGCATCCAACCCAAATAATTTGGGGAATCAAAGATCCGTGGTTAGATATAGATACGGCGATCGCCACGGTCAAATCTTTAGCTAAAGGGGAATTAGTTAAAATTGAGGAAGCTGGACACTATCCCCAAGAGCATTACTCAGGTCAAGTATCTGATGCTTTGAGTAACTTTTTGCGTCGGGAAGTTGTTTAAAAATGGTGAGTTAAGTAAACTCCTAGCCTTAAGATAATTTATGGACTACTTACCCCAAATATGGATTGGTATGAGAGTTCGGCTCAAGAGTCAATTCAGGAAAC belongs to Merismopedia glauca CCAP 1448/3 and includes:
- a CDS encoding alpha/beta fold hydrolase, yielding MSTTEQKIKVGNLEWFYREAKAVGAEEEGVVVFLHGLPAQSYTWTVIMPELATKGWRSLAPDWIGSGFSSKPQRRDFDYTPDTFIKALEDLIAAWELTKFSLVVQGFLGSMGIQYALRHPEQIDRLAILNAPLSSNATLPWRMRQLGLPLVGDMLTQDPLSSERILEAGCRYIIAEKDLEVYRGPYLKTSAAGRSLLATVQNLQLKSSLTEIETGLKQWMHPTQIIWGIKDPWLDIDTAIATVKSLAKGELVKIEEAGHYPQEHYSGQVSDALSNFLRREVV